In the Ictalurus punctatus breed USDA103 chromosome 7, Coco_2.0, whole genome shotgun sequence genome, one interval contains:
- the syt4 gene encoding synaptotagmin-4 isoform X1 codes for MAPVSAEQGHVAEVPMSVAVVSVFGLVFSVSAFTWICCQRKTNKSSAKTPPYKFVHMLKGVDIYPESLNDKKKFAGEKTPDPAQGKASPSPTSGRPALHLDLEKRDLNGNFTFVPPVAHPKVQSSPDLDIPSPHPGFKQEEETSESNVSSQTPTPAVDKAQDKDSGVGTLSFSLEYNFEKKAFVVHIKEAHGLSATDEQSLTSDPYIKLTLLPEKKHKVKTRVLRKTLDPAFDETFSFYGIPYARVPQLALHFMVLSFDRFSRDEVIGETLVPLADVDLAEGRVLMSRDIIKRNVRRSAGRGELLLSLCYQSTTSTLTVVVLKARHLPKTDHNGPSDPYVKVNLYQGKKRVCKKKTHVKKCTPNPVFNELFVFDVPSEEGLRDTSVELLLLDSDRTARTPVIGRLLLGTSSPGTAGEHWREICDHPRRQIAKWHALAED; via the exons ATGGCTCCTGTAAGCGCGGAACAAGGGCACGTCG CAGAGGTCCCAATGAGTGTGGCCGTAGTCAGCGTCTTTGGTCTTGTCTTCAGTGTTTCTGCCTTCACCTGGATTTGCTGTCAGCGCAAGACAAACAAGAGCAGCGCCAAGACCCCACCATACAAATTTGTCCACATGCTCAAGGGTGTGGACATCTACCCCGAGAGCTTAAATGACAAGAAAAAATTTGCTGGAGAGAAGACACCAGACCCAGCACAAGGAAAGGCAAGCCCAAGTCCCACCAGCGGGCGCCCAGCACTTCACCTCGACCTGGAAAAACGAGACCTGAATGGGAACTTCACATTTGTACCACCTGTTGCCCATCCCAAAGTGCAAAGCTCCCCAGATTTGGACATCCCTTCCCCACACCCTGGCTTCAAACAGGAGGAGGAAACCTCAGAGAGCAATGTCTCCAGCCAGACGCCTACACCAGCTGTGGACAAGGCCCAGGACAAGGATAGTGGCGTAGGCACACTCTCCTTCTCGCTCGAGTACAACTTTGAGAAGAAGGCCTTTGTTGTGCATATCAAGGAGGCGCATGGCCTGTCTGCCACTGATGAGCAGTCCCTGACCTCTGACCCTTACATCAAGCTCACTCTGCTCCCTGAGAAGAAGCACAAGGTGAAGACGCGGGTGCTCAGGAAGACCCTCGATCCGGCATTTGATGAGACCTTCAGCTTTTACGGCATTCCATATGCTCGTGTCCCTCAGCTGGCTTTGCACTTCATGGTACTGAGCTTTGACCGGTTTTCTCGTGATGAGGTCATTGGAGAAACGCTCGTTCCATTGGCTGATGTTGACCTCGCCGAGGGGAGGGTCCTAATGAGCCGTGACATCATCAAGAGGAATGTGAGG AGGAGTGCAGGAAGGGGAGAGCTGCTACTGTCTCTATGTTATCAGTCGACTACCAGCACCCTCACTGTGGTGGTTCTTAAGGCTCGCCACCTGCCCAAGACGGACCACAACGGACCCTCAG ACCCCTACGTGAAAGTGAACCTGTACCAGGGCAAGAAACGTGTCTGCAAGAAGAAGACTCATGTAAAAAAGTGCACACCAAATCCTGTCTTCAACGAGCTCTTCGTCTTCGACGTGCCTTCAGAAGAGGGATTGCGGGACACCAGCGTGGAGCTTCTGCTTCTTGATTCTGATAGGACGGCACGCACACCTGTCATCGGCCGCCTCCTCCTGGGCACGTCCTCCCCGGGCACCGCTGGCGAGCATTGGCGTGAGATCTGTGATCACCCACGGCGACAGATTGCCAAGTGGCATGCGCTGGCCGAAGACTAG
- the syt4 gene encoding synaptotagmin-4 isoform X2, with protein sequence MAPVSAEQGHVEVPMSVAVVSVFGLVFSVSAFTWICCQRKTNKSSAKTPPYKFVHMLKGVDIYPESLNDKKKFAGEKTPDPAQGKASPSPTSGRPALHLDLEKRDLNGNFTFVPPVAHPKVQSSPDLDIPSPHPGFKQEEETSESNVSSQTPTPAVDKAQDKDSGVGTLSFSLEYNFEKKAFVVHIKEAHGLSATDEQSLTSDPYIKLTLLPEKKHKVKTRVLRKTLDPAFDETFSFYGIPYARVPQLALHFMVLSFDRFSRDEVIGETLVPLADVDLAEGRVLMSRDIIKRNVRRSAGRGELLLSLCYQSTTSTLTVVVLKARHLPKTDHNGPSDPYVKVNLYQGKKRVCKKKTHVKKCTPNPVFNELFVFDVPSEEGLRDTSVELLLLDSDRTARTPVIGRLLLGTSSPGTAGEHWREICDHPRRQIAKWHALAED encoded by the exons ATGGCTCCTGTAAGCGCGGAACAAGGGCACGTCG AGGTCCCAATGAGTGTGGCCGTAGTCAGCGTCTTTGGTCTTGTCTTCAGTGTTTCTGCCTTCACCTGGATTTGCTGTCAGCGCAAGACAAACAAGAGCAGCGCCAAGACCCCACCATACAAATTTGTCCACATGCTCAAGGGTGTGGACATCTACCCCGAGAGCTTAAATGACAAGAAAAAATTTGCTGGAGAGAAGACACCAGACCCAGCACAAGGAAAGGCAAGCCCAAGTCCCACCAGCGGGCGCCCAGCACTTCACCTCGACCTGGAAAAACGAGACCTGAATGGGAACTTCACATTTGTACCACCTGTTGCCCATCCCAAAGTGCAAAGCTCCCCAGATTTGGACATCCCTTCCCCACACCCTGGCTTCAAACAGGAGGAGGAAACCTCAGAGAGCAATGTCTCCAGCCAGACGCCTACACCAGCTGTGGACAAGGCCCAGGACAAGGATAGTGGCGTAGGCACACTCTCCTTCTCGCTCGAGTACAACTTTGAGAAGAAGGCCTTTGTTGTGCATATCAAGGAGGCGCATGGCCTGTCTGCCACTGATGAGCAGTCCCTGACCTCTGACCCTTACATCAAGCTCACTCTGCTCCCTGAGAAGAAGCACAAGGTGAAGACGCGGGTGCTCAGGAAGACCCTCGATCCGGCATTTGATGAGACCTTCAGCTTTTACGGCATTCCATATGCTCGTGTCCCTCAGCTGGCTTTGCACTTCATGGTACTGAGCTTTGACCGGTTTTCTCGTGATGAGGTCATTGGAGAAACGCTCGTTCCATTGGCTGATGTTGACCTCGCCGAGGGGAGGGTCCTAATGAGCCGTGACATCATCAAGAGGAATGTGAGG AGGAGTGCAGGAAGGGGAGAGCTGCTACTGTCTCTATGTTATCAGTCGACTACCAGCACCCTCACTGTGGTGGTTCTTAAGGCTCGCCACCTGCCCAAGACGGACCACAACGGACCCTCAG ACCCCTACGTGAAAGTGAACCTGTACCAGGGCAAGAAACGTGTCTGCAAGAAGAAGACTCATGTAAAAAAGTGCACACCAAATCCTGTCTTCAACGAGCTCTTCGTCTTCGACGTGCCTTCAGAAGAGGGATTGCGGGACACCAGCGTGGAGCTTCTGCTTCTTGATTCTGATAGGACGGCACGCACACCTGTCATCGGCCGCCTCCTCCTGGGCACGTCCTCCCCGGGCACCGCTGGCGAGCATTGGCGTGAGATCTGTGATCACCCACGGCGACAGATTGCCAAGTGGCATGCGCTGGCCGAAGACTAG
- the si:dkey-183c6.7 gene encoding urea transporter 1 isoform X2 has protein sequence MFKTKKTCEQPKGLTQHLIQKLLYCTGEMEHFHTYMQDQAFLLQLLEWLLRGVSGVIMVNNPLSGALILTALSIASPWQALLGSLGLISSTVMAILIGEERVEVSKGEHGYNGMLVALLIGVSSNAGDWYWWLLLPACLAGAITTFVHSGLAAVFDRWDLPVSVFPFNTVLLLYLACTGIENPYYPNHPTLPQGTTLSINSTHLNITQLTQGTVLGVGQIYACDALGSSLIILAAVLLYSPVQAFHALLGSSFGVLAGLSVAVQQDVLYKGLAGFNGALGCMAVGGRLFTLSWRTHVFSIICVNTADPGLPLFLCTHRLEQCAGKCGSPCQQLGLHTNYQSYAVSEWAEPLHIPHHHWPRQLSWKPLTHSQSMC, from the exons ATGTTTAAGACTAAAAAAACATGTGAGCAGCCAAAGGGCCTCACGCAGCACCTGATCCAGAAGCTGCTGTACTGCACAGGAGAAATGGAGCACTTCCACACGTACATGCAGG accaGGCCTTCCTCTTGCAGCTGCTGGAGTGGTTATTGCGGGGTGTCTCTGGTGTGATCATGGTGAATAACCCTTTGAGTGGAgctctgattcttactgctctgTCAATTGCCAGTCCCTGGCAGGCCCTACTGGGAAGCCTGGGACTAATCTCCTCCACAGTCATGGCAATCCTCATCGGAGAGGAACG AGTAGAGGTTTCCAAAGGTGAACACGGTTATAACGGAATGCTGGTGGCCTTATTGATCGGTGTGTCCAGCAACGCAGGGGACTGGTATTGGTGGCTATTGCTGCCTGCATGTCTTGCTGGAGCCATAAC tacatTTGTACACAGTGGCCTGGCTGCTGTGTTTGACAGATGGGATTTGCCTGTAAGTGTGTTCCCCTTCAACACTGTCTTGCTGCTGTATTTGGCCTGCACCGGTATTGAGAACCCATACTACCCCAACCATCCAACCCTGCCTCAGGGGACAACACTGAGCATCAACAGCACACACCTCAACATAACTCAG CTCACACAGGGTACAGTGTTGGGAGTGGGGCAGATCTATGCTTGTGATGCTCTGGGGTCCTCCCTAATCATTCTTgcagctgtgctgttatactCTCCAGTCCAGGCCTTTCATGCACTGCTGGGATCAAGTTTCGGGGTACTGGCAG gtCTTTCTGTTGCAGTGCAGCAGGATGTTTTATACAAAGGGCTGGCTGGTTTTAATGGCGCACTGGGCTGCATGGCTGTTGGAGGGCGTTTATTCACATTAAGCTGGAGAACTCATGTCTTCTCCATTATTTGTG TAAACACAGCAGATCCAGG CCTTCCTCTCTTCCTATGCACACATCGCCTTGAGCAATGTGCTGGCAAAT gtgggtctCCCTGCCAGCAGCTGGGCCTCCACACTAACTATCAGTCTTATGCTGTTAGTGAGTGGGCGGAGCCTCTCCACATACCGCATCACCATTGGCCGAGACAGCTCTCCTGGAAGCCCCTTACACACTCCCAGTCAATGTGCTGA
- the si:dkey-183c6.7 gene encoding urea transporter 1 isoform X1, giving the protein MFKTKKTCEQPKGLTQHLIQKLLYCTGEMEHFHTYMQDQAFLLQLLEWLLRGVSGVIMVNNPLSGALILTALSIASPWQALLGSLGLISSTVMAILIGEERVEVSKGEHGYNGMLVALLIGVSSNAGDWYWWLLLPACLAGAITTFVHSGLAAVFDRWDLPVSVFPFNTVLLLYLACTGIENPYYPNHPTLPQGTTLSINSTHLNITQLTQGTVLGVGQIYACDALGSSLIILAAVLLYSPVQAFHALLGSSFGVLAGLSVAVQQDVLYKGLAGFNGALGCMAVGGRLFTLSWRTHVFSIICAFLSSYAHIALSNVLANVGLPASSWASTLTISLMLLVSGRSLSTYRITIGRDSSPGSPLHTPSQCAEANTDTSSV; this is encoded by the exons ATGTTTAAGACTAAAAAAACATGTGAGCAGCCAAAGGGCCTCACGCAGCACCTGATCCAGAAGCTGCTGTACTGCACAGGAGAAATGGAGCACTTCCACACGTACATGCAGG accaGGCCTTCCTCTTGCAGCTGCTGGAGTGGTTATTGCGGGGTGTCTCTGGTGTGATCATGGTGAATAACCCTTTGAGTGGAgctctgattcttactgctctgTCAATTGCCAGTCCCTGGCAGGCCCTACTGGGAAGCCTGGGACTAATCTCCTCCACAGTCATGGCAATCCTCATCGGAGAGGAACG AGTAGAGGTTTCCAAAGGTGAACACGGTTATAACGGAATGCTGGTGGCCTTATTGATCGGTGTGTCCAGCAACGCAGGGGACTGGTATTGGTGGCTATTGCTGCCTGCATGTCTTGCTGGAGCCATAAC tacatTTGTACACAGTGGCCTGGCTGCTGTGTTTGACAGATGGGATTTGCCTGTAAGTGTGTTCCCCTTCAACACTGTCTTGCTGCTGTATTTGGCCTGCACCGGTATTGAGAACCCATACTACCCCAACCATCCAACCCTGCCTCAGGGGACAACACTGAGCATCAACAGCACACACCTCAACATAACTCAG CTCACACAGGGTACAGTGTTGGGAGTGGGGCAGATCTATGCTTGTGATGCTCTGGGGTCCTCCCTAATCATTCTTgcagctgtgctgttatactCTCCAGTCCAGGCCTTTCATGCACTGCTGGGATCAAGTTTCGGGGTACTGGCAG gtCTTTCTGTTGCAGTGCAGCAGGATGTTTTATACAAAGGGCTGGCTGGTTTTAATGGCGCACTGGGCTGCATGGCTGTTGGAGGGCGTTTATTCACATTAAGCTGGAGAACTCATGTCTTCTCCATTATTTGTG CCTTCCTCTCTTCCTATGCACACATCGCCTTGAGCAATGTGCTGGCAAAT gtgggtctCCCTGCCAGCAGCTGGGCCTCCACACTAACTATCAGTCTTATGCTGTTAGTGAGTGGGCGGAGCCTCTCCACATACCGCATCACCATTGGCCGAGACAGCTCTCCTGGAAGCCCCTTACACACTCCCAGTCAATGTGCTGAGGCAAACACAGACACTAGTTCTGTgtga
- the si:dkey-183c6.7 gene encoding urea transporter 1 isoform X3, whose protein sequence is MVNNPLSGALILTALSIASPWQALLGSLGLISSTVMAILIGEERVEVSKGEHGYNGMLVALLIGVSSNAGDWYWWLLLPACLAGAITTFVHSGLAAVFDRWDLPVSVFPFNTVLLLYLACTGIENPYYPNHPTLPQGTTLSINSTHLNITQLTQGTVLGVGQIYACDALGSSLIILAAVLLYSPVQAFHALLGSSFGVLAGLSVAVQQDVLYKGLAGFNGALGCMAVGGRLFTLSWRTHVFSIICAFLSSYAHIALSNVLANVGLPASSWASTLTISLMLLVSGRSLSTYRITIGRDSSPGSPLHTPSQCAEANTDTSSV, encoded by the exons ATGGTGAATAACCCTTTGAGTGGAgctctgattcttactgctctgTCAATTGCCAGTCCCTGGCAGGCCCTACTGGGAAGCCTGGGACTAATCTCCTCCACAGTCATGGCAATCCTCATCGGAGAGGAACG AGTAGAGGTTTCCAAAGGTGAACACGGTTATAACGGAATGCTGGTGGCCTTATTGATCGGTGTGTCCAGCAACGCAGGGGACTGGTATTGGTGGCTATTGCTGCCTGCATGTCTTGCTGGAGCCATAAC tacatTTGTACACAGTGGCCTGGCTGCTGTGTTTGACAGATGGGATTTGCCTGTAAGTGTGTTCCCCTTCAACACTGTCTTGCTGCTGTATTTGGCCTGCACCGGTATTGAGAACCCATACTACCCCAACCATCCAACCCTGCCTCAGGGGACAACACTGAGCATCAACAGCACACACCTCAACATAACTCAG CTCACACAGGGTACAGTGTTGGGAGTGGGGCAGATCTATGCTTGTGATGCTCTGGGGTCCTCCCTAATCATTCTTgcagctgtgctgttatactCTCCAGTCCAGGCCTTTCATGCACTGCTGGGATCAAGTTTCGGGGTACTGGCAG gtCTTTCTGTTGCAGTGCAGCAGGATGTTTTATACAAAGGGCTGGCTGGTTTTAATGGCGCACTGGGCTGCATGGCTGTTGGAGGGCGTTTATTCACATTAAGCTGGAGAACTCATGTCTTCTCCATTATTTGTG CCTTCCTCTCTTCCTATGCACACATCGCCTTGAGCAATGTGCTGGCAAAT gtgggtctCCCTGCCAGCAGCTGGGCCTCCACACTAACTATCAGTCTTATGCTGTTAGTGAGTGGGCGGAGCCTCTCCACATACCGCATCACCATTGGCCGAGACAGCTCTCCTGGAAGCCCCTTACACACTCCCAGTCAATGTGCTGAGGCAAACACAGACACTAGTTCTGTgtga